In Streptomyces sp. NBC_00414, a single window of DNA contains:
- a CDS encoding potassium/proton antiporter encodes MTARKDQPLTVHHLNQLLLVCSLVLLVAVAAVRISSRSGLPSLLVYLGIGVAMGQDGIGDVHFDNAELTQVIGYAALVVILAEGGLGTKWKEVRPGLPAASSLAIVGVSVSVGVTATAAHYLIGLEWRQALIIGAVVSSTDAAAVFSVLRKVPLPSRVTGILEAESGFNDAPVVILVVAFSTAGPVDHWYHLIGEIALELTIGALIGLTVGFLGAYGLRHVALPASGLYPIAVMAIAVTAYAAGALAHGSGFLAVYLASMVLGNAKLPHWPATRGFADGLGWIAQIGMFVLLGLLVTPHEMGDDIWPALVIGLVLTMVARPLSVVVALLPFRMRWQEQALMSWAGLRGAVPIILATIPMVSGIEESRRIFNIVFVLVVVYTLVQGPTLPWLARKLGLSKSDSETADLGIESAPLERLRGHLLSVAIPDGSKMHGVEINELRLPAGAAVTLVVRGGESFVPLPTTVLRRGDELLVVATDPVRDAAERRLRAVGQGGKLADWLGTGGDR; translated from the coding sequence GTGACAGCGAGAAAGGACCAGCCGCTGACTGTCCACCACCTCAACCAGCTCTTGCTCGTCTGCTCGCTCGTTCTGCTCGTCGCGGTGGCAGCGGTTCGGATCTCTTCGCGCAGCGGGCTCCCCAGCCTGCTCGTCTACCTGGGCATCGGCGTCGCCATGGGCCAGGACGGCATCGGCGACGTCCACTTCGACAACGCCGAGCTGACCCAGGTCATCGGATACGCGGCCCTCGTCGTGATCCTCGCCGAGGGCGGTCTGGGCACGAAGTGGAAGGAGGTCAGGCCGGGACTCCCGGCCGCCTCCTCACTGGCCATCGTCGGCGTCTCGGTGAGCGTCGGCGTCACGGCTACGGCGGCCCACTATCTGATCGGGCTGGAGTGGCGGCAGGCGCTGATCATCGGCGCGGTGGTGTCCTCCACGGACGCGGCAGCTGTGTTCTCGGTCCTGCGGAAGGTGCCCCTCCCCTCGCGCGTGACGGGCATCCTGGAGGCCGAGTCCGGGTTCAACGACGCCCCGGTCGTCATCCTCGTCGTCGCGTTCTCCACGGCCGGGCCGGTGGACCACTGGTACCACCTGATCGGCGAGATCGCGCTGGAGCTGACCATCGGAGCGCTCATCGGGCTCACGGTGGGCTTCCTGGGGGCGTACGGGCTGCGGCACGTGGCACTGCCCGCCTCCGGCCTCTACCCGATCGCCGTCATGGCGATCGCGGTCACCGCGTACGCGGCCGGGGCCCTGGCCCACGGCAGCGGGTTCCTCGCCGTGTACCTGGCGTCGATGGTGCTGGGCAACGCCAAGCTGCCGCACTGGCCCGCCACCCGCGGCTTCGCCGACGGGCTCGGCTGGATCGCCCAGATCGGCATGTTCGTGCTGCTCGGCCTGCTCGTCACCCCGCACGAGATGGGCGACGACATCTGGCCGGCGCTCGTCATCGGCCTCGTACTCACCATGGTGGCGCGACCGCTGAGCGTCGTGGTGGCCCTGCTGCCGTTCCGTATGCGCTGGCAGGAACAGGCCCTGATGTCCTGGGCCGGGCTGCGCGGCGCCGTGCCCATCATCCTGGCGACGATCCCGATGGTGAGCGGCATCGAGGAAAGCCGTCGCATCTTCAACATCGTCTTCGTCCTTGTCGTCGTCTACACCCTCGTCCAGGGACCGACGCTCCCCTGGCTGGCCCGGAAGCTGGGCCTGTCCAAGTCCGACTCGGAGACCGCCGACCTGGGGATCGAGTCGGCGCCGCTGGAGCGGCTGCGCGGGCACCTGCTGTCCGTGGCCATCCCGGACGGTTCGAAGATGCACGGCGTCGAGATCAACGAGCTGCGGCTGCCCGCGGGGGCCGCGGTCACACTCGTCGTGCGCGGTGGAGAATCGTTCGTCCCCCTGCCCACGACCGTGCTGCGGCGTGGGGACGAGCTGCTCGTGGTGGCCACGGACCCCGTCCGGGACGCCGCCGAGCGGCGCCTGCGCGCGGTCGGCCAGGGCGGAAAACTGGCGGACTGGCTGGGGACCGGCGGGGATCGCTGA
- a CDS encoding MFS transporter: MASTVTPETTGTPVSKRPGYGQLLRTRGAWTFLLPGFAARQPFAMLTISIVLLVQHTTGSYGTAGAVAAVTGVAMALFAPFTGRLADRHGQRAVLLPGVVVHTLAGLSLTALALADAPLWALFVAAVPTGASVPQVGPMVRARWGMKLQGSPLMTTAAAFESVTDELTFVFGPLVATALCTAVDPAAGLVTEAALTLVGGLLFAAQRGTQPAVGVAGVNGVGGGSGVGDGGHARVKPVSALAVPGVRVLIVAFLGIGAVFGGMQVSLAAFSESIGEPGLNGVLYGTFAAGNMLSGIVCGAIAWKVAPRRRLLIGYAALALTASGLWAAQSVIVLAGTGLLVGMCIAPALITGYTLVEALVPTGARTEAFTWLTGAVALGQAAAVMIAGQLEDRLWDGAGFLVPMGGTLLALGTLVALRSRLAPPAVSRTVARGVGHRVPVAVD, encoded by the coding sequence GTGGCATCCACGGTCACCCCGGAGACCACCGGGACTCCGGTCTCCAAGCGCCCGGGATACGGACAGCTGCTGCGTACGCGCGGCGCCTGGACGTTCCTGCTCCCCGGTTTCGCCGCGCGCCAGCCGTTCGCGATGCTGACCATCTCCATCGTGCTGCTCGTGCAGCACACCACCGGCTCGTACGGAACGGCCGGCGCCGTCGCCGCCGTGACCGGGGTCGCCATGGCGCTGTTCGCGCCCTTCACGGGCCGTCTCGCCGACCGGCACGGCCAGCGGGCCGTGCTGCTCCCCGGCGTCGTCGTCCACACCCTGGCGGGCCTCTCCCTGACCGCGCTGGCCCTCGCCGACGCTCCCCTGTGGGCGCTGTTCGTGGCCGCCGTACCGACCGGTGCCTCGGTGCCGCAGGTCGGGCCCATGGTGCGGGCCCGCTGGGGCATGAAACTCCAGGGCTCGCCCCTCATGACGACCGCGGCGGCCTTCGAGTCCGTCACGGACGAGCTGACCTTCGTGTTCGGGCCGCTCGTCGCCACCGCGCTGTGCACCGCCGTGGATCCGGCGGCGGGGCTGGTCACGGAGGCCGCGCTGACGTTGGTCGGCGGCCTGCTGTTCGCCGCTCAGCGGGGCACCCAGCCTGCCGTGGGGGTCGCGGGCGTGAATGGCGTGGGCGGTGGCTCAGGGGTCGGTGACGGTGGGCACGCGCGCGTGAAGCCCGTTTCCGCGCTGGCGGTGCCCGGCGTGCGGGTGCTGATCGTGGCCTTCCTCGGCATCGGCGCCGTCTTCGGCGGCATGCAGGTCTCGCTGGCCGCGTTCAGCGAGTCGATCGGCGAGCCCGGCCTGAACGGCGTCCTCTACGGGACGTTCGCCGCCGGCAACATGCTCTCCGGCATCGTCTGCGGAGCGATCGCCTGGAAGGTGGCCCCGCGCCGCCGCCTCCTCATCGGGTACGCGGCCCTGGCGCTGACCGCCTCCGGACTGTGGGCGGCGCAGTCGGTGATCGTCCTCGCCGGAACCGGTCTCCTCGTCGGCATGTGCATCGCACCCGCCCTGATCACCGGTTACACGCTGGTCGAGGCGCTGGTGCCGACAGGCGCCCGCACCGAGGCCTTCACCTGGCTGACGGGCGCGGTAGCACTCGGCCAGGCGGCCGCTGTCATGATCGCCGGGCAGCTGGAGGACCGCCTGTGGGACGGGGCCGGTTTCCTGGTCCCGATGGGCGGCACACTGCTCGCCCTGGGGACCCTGGTGGCCCTGCGTTCACGGCTCGCTCCCCCCGCCGTGAGCCGTACCGTCGCACGTGGCGTGGGTCACCGTGTGCCGGTGGCAGTGGACTGA
- a CDS encoding FmdB family zinc ribbon protein has translation MPTYQYQCTECGEGLEAVQKFTDDALTVCPECSGRLKKVYSAVGIVFKGSGFYRNDSRGSSSSSSPATASKSSGSSSDSKPSSSSDSKSSSSSSDSKSSSSKSSSTSSSSGSNAA, from the coding sequence GTGCCGACCTACCAGTACCAGTGCACCGAGTGCGGCGAAGGCCTTGAGGCGGTGCAGAAGTTCACCGACGACGCCCTGACCGTGTGCCCCGAATGCAGTGGCCGCCTGAAGAAGGTGTACTCCGCAGTAGGCATCGTCTTCAAGGGCTCCGGTTTCTACCGCAACGACAGCCGCGGTTCGTCGTCGAGCAGCAGCCCTGCCACGGCCTCGAAGTCCTCGGGCTCGTCGTCCGACTCGAAGCCGTCCAGTTCGTCGGACTCCAAGTCTTCGTCGTCCTCGTCGGATTCGAAGTCGTCGTCCTCGAAGTCGTCGTCCACGAGTTCGTCCTCCGGCAGCAACGCCGCCTGA
- a CDS encoding S-methyl-5'-thioadenosine phosphorylase — MANTENVEIGVIGGSGFYSFLDDVTEIQVDTPYGPPSDSLFLGEIAGRRVAFLPRHGRGHHLPPHRINYRANLWALRSVGARQVLGPCAVGGLRPEYGPGTLLVPDQFVDRTQSRAQSYFDGVPLAGGGTPNVVHVSLADPYCPVGREVALAAARGREWEAVDGGTLVVIEGPRFSTRAESLWYRAQGWSVVGMTGHPEAALARELELCYTSMTLVTDLDAGAAAGEGVSHDEVLKVFAANVGRLRGVLFDAVAGLPDGGSRDCLCASALGGMDPGVALP; from the coding sequence ATGGCGAACACGGAGAACGTCGAGATCGGCGTCATCGGCGGGTCGGGTTTCTATTCGTTCCTCGACGACGTGACCGAGATACAGGTGGACACCCCCTACGGGCCGCCCAGCGACTCCCTCTTCCTCGGCGAGATCGCCGGGCGGCGGGTCGCCTTCCTCCCCCGCCACGGTCGCGGGCACCATCTGCCGCCGCACCGCATCAACTACCGGGCCAATCTGTGGGCGCTGCGCTCCGTCGGGGCGCGGCAGGTGCTCGGGCCGTGCGCGGTGGGCGGGCTCCGCCCCGAGTACGGACCCGGGACGCTGCTCGTGCCGGACCAGTTCGTGGACCGTACGCAGTCCCGGGCGCAGTCGTACTTCGACGGGGTGCCGTTGGCCGGGGGCGGCACGCCGAACGTCGTGCACGTGTCGCTGGCCGATCCGTACTGCCCCGTCGGGCGGGAGGTCGCGCTCGCTGCGGCGCGCGGGCGGGAGTGGGAGGCCGTCGACGGCGGGACGCTCGTGGTGATCGAGGGGCCGCGGTTCTCGACCCGTGCGGAGTCGCTCTGGTACCGGGCGCAGGGGTGGTCCGTGGTGGGTATGACCGGGCATCCCGAGGCGGCGCTCGCCCGTGAACTGGAGCTCTGCTACACGTCGATGACGTTGGTCACCGATCTTGATGCGGGGGCCGCCGCGGGGGAGGGCGTCTCGCACGACGAGGTGCTGAAGGTGTTCGCGGCGAATGTGGGGCGGTTGAGGGGCGTTCTGTTCGACGCGGTTGCCGGGCTGCCGGACGGTGGCTCGCGGGACTGCCTGTGTGCTTCGGCGTTGGGCGGGATGGATCCGGGGGTTGCTTTGCCGTAG
- the mscL gene encoding large conductance mechanosensitive channel protein MscL: MSEKKKDPSILDGFKAFLMRGNVVDLAVAVVIGAAFTNIVNSVVKGVINPLVGAFGTKDLDKYSSCLKSPCDFDEATGTATSGIPIMWGTVLSATLTFVITAAVVYFLMVLPMSKYLARQAARQKAKESTQEVIEVTELAVLKEIRDALVAQRGAGGAGGGTGGGGLSER; this comes from the coding sequence GTGAGCGAGAAGAAGAAGGACCCGAGCATCCTGGACGGCTTCAAGGCCTTCCTGATGCGCGGGAACGTCGTCGACCTGGCTGTCGCGGTGGTCATCGGCGCTGCCTTCACCAACATCGTCAACTCCGTGGTGAAGGGCGTGATCAACCCGCTGGTCGGCGCCTTCGGCACCAAGGACCTCGACAAGTACAGCTCGTGCCTGAAGTCCCCCTGCGACTTCGACGAGGCGACGGGGACCGCGACCAGCGGAATCCCCATCATGTGGGGCACCGTCCTCAGCGCGACGCTGACCTTCGTGATCACCGCCGCCGTCGTCTACTTCCTGATGGTCCTGCCGATGTCCAAGTACCTCGCCCGGCAGGCGGCCCGACAGAAGGCGAAGGAAAGCACGCAAGAGGTGATCGAGGTGACCGAGCTGGCGGTTCTCAAGGAGATCCGCGATGCCCTGGTGGCGCAGCGCGGTGCCGGTGGCGCCGGCGGTGGCACTGGCGGTGGCGGCCTCAGCGAGCGGTAG
- a CDS encoding P1 family peptidase: MTVDALTDVTGVRVGHATRIGDGRLTGTTVVLAPEGGAVAAVDVRGGGPGTKETDALDPRNVVSKVEAIVLTGGSAYGLDSATGVMAWLEERGRGVRVGPDPHHVVPVVPAACVFDLGRGGDFRARPDAATGREAVEAAAASELGAPVPEGCVGAGTGAAVGMMKGGVGTASAVLESGITVAALVVANAAGSVLEPETGALYGELVQGRLSCPAAEVHRAARARLAEAAAKNTVPPLNTTLAVVATDADLSKAQAQKLAGTAHDGIARAVRPVHLLHDGDTVFALATGARALAVEDPLALNEILAAGADLVTRAIVRAVRAAESVEGPGGSWLAHRELYGGGRE, from the coding sequence ATGACAGTTGATGCTCTGACCGATGTGACCGGGGTGCGTGTGGGGCATGCCACGCGGATCGGCGACGGCCGGCTCACCGGCACGACAGTCGTCCTGGCTCCGGAAGGCGGCGCCGTCGCGGCCGTGGACGTGCGCGGCGGCGGGCCCGGCACCAAGGAGACCGACGCGCTCGATCCGCGCAATGTGGTGAGCAAGGTCGAGGCGATCGTGCTGACCGGCGGCAGCGCGTACGGGCTGGACTCGGCGACCGGTGTGATGGCCTGGCTGGAGGAGCGGGGGCGCGGGGTGCGGGTCGGCCCCGATCCGCACCATGTCGTGCCCGTCGTGCCGGCGGCCTGCGTCTTCGATCTGGGCCGGGGCGGCGACTTCCGGGCCCGGCCGGACGCGGCGACCGGCCGCGAGGCGGTGGAGGCCGCGGCGGCGAGCGAGCTGGGCGCGCCCGTGCCGGAGGGGTGCGTGGGCGCCGGGACCGGCGCGGCCGTCGGAATGATGAAGGGCGGGGTCGGTACGGCGAGTGCCGTCCTCGAATCGGGGATCACGGTGGCGGCGCTCGTCGTGGCCAACGCCGCGGGATCGGTGCTGGAACCGGAGACGGGGGCGCTCTACGGGGAGTTGGTCCAGGGGCGGCTGAGCTGTCCGGCCGCGGAGGTCCACCGGGCGGCGCGGGCACGGCTGGCCGAGGCCGCGGCGAAGAACACGGTTCCCCCGCTCAACACCACGCTGGCGGTGGTGGCCACCGACGCCGACCTGTCGAAGGCACAGGCCCAGAAGCTGGCGGGCACGGCACACGACGGCATCGCGCGAGCCGTCCGGCCGGTGCATCTGCTGCACGACGGGGACACGGTGTTCGCGCTCGCCACGGGCGCGCGAGCGCTCGCGGTCGAGGACCCCCTCGCGTTGAACGAGATCCTCGCCGCCGGCGCGGACCTGGTGACACGCGCGATCGTACGGGCGGTTCGGGCCGCCGAGTCGGTGGAGGGCCCGGGCGGATCGTGGCTCGCCCACCGGGAGTTGTACGGAGGAGGAAGGGAGTAG
- a CDS encoding L,D-transpeptidase, with product MTTPDTTARRTLVACAALMVGALTLTACGSDAKADNKAGGSKSGAGIVISAKDGSAGASINSTGVKVGDGKLTEVKMTESETGEAVPGAISGNGKSWKPEERLERGTKYRISATARSGSGKTSAADSTFTTVSEDNSFIGTYTPDGGAKVGVGMPVSFTFDKAITNKKDIESHIEVSSSSGQKVVGHWFGAQRLDFRPKEYWKAGSKVTTKVDLDGVEGANGVYGVQDKTVTFTVGRSQVSTVDMDTQTMKVVRDGATVKTIPISGGSPDNSTYNGQMVIAEKFRQTRMDGSTVGYGGEYDIADVPNAMRLTASGTFIHGNYWYDKSNPPFGKQGTSHGCVGLADVQGAGSDTNGKWFFDNSLVGDVVTVRNSPDKTVSPDNGLNGWNMAWSAWTAGSAL from the coding sequence GTGACAACGCCCGACACGACAGCGAGGCGCACGCTGGTGGCCTGTGCCGCCCTGATGGTCGGCGCCCTGACTCTCACCGCCTGTGGCAGCGACGCCAAGGCCGACAACAAGGCCGGTGGGTCCAAGTCCGGGGCGGGGATCGTGATCTCCGCGAAGGACGGTTCGGCGGGGGCGTCGATCAACTCGACCGGTGTGAAGGTCGGCGACGGGAAGCTGACCGAGGTGAAGATGACGGAGTCGGAGACGGGAGAGGCCGTACCGGGGGCGATATCGGGGAACGGGAAGAGCTGGAAGCCCGAGGAGCGGCTGGAGCGCGGGACGAAGTACCGGATATCGGCCACCGCCAGGAGTGGGAGCGGAAAGACCTCGGCGGCCGATTCCACCTTCACCACGGTCTCCGAGGACAACAGCTTCATCGGGACGTACACGCCCGACGGTGGGGCGAAGGTCGGGGTCGGGATGCCGGTGTCCTTCACCTTCGACAAGGCGATCACGAACAAGAAGGACATCGAGTCGCACATCGAGGTCTCGTCCAGCAGCGGCCAGAAGGTGGTCGGGCACTGGTTCGGCGCGCAGCGGCTGGACTTCAGGCCCAAGGAGTACTGGAAGGCCGGTTCCAAGGTCACGACGAAGGTCGACCTGGACGGGGTCGAGGGAGCGAACGGCGTCTACGGGGTGCAGGACAAGACGGTCACCTTCACGGTCGGGCGTTCCCAGGTGTCCACGGTCGACATGGACACACAGACGATGAAGGTCGTACGCGACGGGGCGACCGTCAAGACGATCCCGATCTCGGGCGGCAGCCCGGACAACAGCACGTACAACGGGCAGATGGTGATCGCCGAGAAGTTCCGGCAGACGCGGATGGACGGGTCGACGGTCGGCTACGGCGGTGAGTACGACATCGCTGACGTGCCGAACGCGATGCGGCTGACAGCCTCGGGGACCTTCATTCACGGCAACTACTGGTACGACAAGAGCAACCCGCCCTTCGGGAAGCAGGGCACCAGCCACGGCTGCGTCGGCCTCGCGGATGTGCAGGGTGCCGGGAGCGACACGAACGGCAAGTGGTTCTTCGACAACTCGCTCGTCGGGGACGTCGTGACGGTCAGGAACTCCCCCGACAAGACGGTCTCGCCGGACAACGGGCTCAACGGCTGGAACATGGCATGGAGTGCATGGACCGCCGGAAGTGCCCTCTGA
- a CDS encoding DUF6227 family protein yields MSVPYETAAYEPPESPESPEEHLARLLGRALNSFELPDDTIRRLDRALAHDSSLHSAHHSAGLHRETYRHTWLLADGSALTLWELVHNTAPSRDTQHEVYEDEEELRTATARLPLPMDTPDFELPLLVRLSAIPEPLHAYVPDDSADHGRRLLRRAENADRPGEDMAELLRTAFAHQITQAFGRPCRAGRRGLCFSLYEHAFLLRDGRELSLWEVEHTATPDGRHMCEVYASEEEAREAMERRAANLR; encoded by the coding sequence TTGAGCGTTCCGTACGAGACGGCAGCGTACGAGCCACCCGAGTCGCCCGAGTCTCCGGAGGAGCATCTCGCGCGACTCCTCGGTCGCGCCCTGAACTCCTTCGAGCTGCCGGACGACACGATACGGCGGCTCGACCGGGCGCTGGCCCACGACAGTTCACTGCACTCCGCGCACCACAGCGCGGGGCTGCACCGCGAAACGTATCGTCATACGTGGCTGCTGGCCGATGGGAGCGCGCTCACGCTCTGGGAGCTGGTCCACAACACCGCGCCGAGCCGGGACACCCAGCACGAGGTCTACGAGGACGAGGAAGAGCTGCGTACCGCGACCGCGCGCCTGCCGCTGCCGATGGACACGCCTGACTTCGAACTGCCCCTGCTGGTGCGGCTGTCGGCCATTCCGGAACCACTGCACGCCTACGTTCCGGACGACTCGGCGGACCACGGGCGGCGGCTGCTGCGGCGCGCCGAGAACGCGGACCGGCCGGGCGAGGACATGGCCGAGCTGCTTCGTACGGCGTTCGCGCACCAGATCACCCAGGCCTTCGGGCGGCCCTGCCGGGCCGGCCGCAGAGGCCTGTGCTTCTCGCTCTACGAGCACGCGTTCCTGCTCCGCGACGGCCGCGAGCTGTCCCTGTGGGAGGTCGAACACACGGCGACGCCCGACGGACGGCACATGTGCGAGGTCTACGCGTCGGAGGAAGAGGCCCGGGAGGCCATGGAGCGCCGGGCCGCCAACCTGCGCTGA
- a CDS encoding PTS fructose transporter subunit IIABC — protein MSEMITADLVDLDLSVDTKEAAARALAERMVSLGRVTDLDGFLADVAAREAQMPTGLDGGIGIPHCRSEHVTEPTLAFGRSADGIDFGAPDGPADLIFLIAAPAGADDAHLTILSSLARQLMNAEFTSALRSVDDAASAAALIRGDEPAEAAGDATEPASAPTPTPASTPTPTTPKSVPEATADGGSASAGEGDRPFRIVAVTSCPTGIAHTYMAAESLENAGREAGDVEIVVETQGSAGFTRLDPAVIAAADGVIFAHDVSVREKDRFAGKPTVDVGVKAGINKPAELIADVRAKAARGEATAAARPGGGTPVERTGEPGEGYGTKLRKWLMSGVSYMVPFVAAGGLLIALGFAIGGYQINEAKSVTEHFDWGQIDSWGALLFQIGGAAFGFLVPVLAGYIAYGMADRPGLVPGFVGGAISITIGAGFLGGLVAGLLAGGVVLAIQRVNIPKPLRGIMPVVVIPLISSAVVGFLMFVVIGKPIASAQDALTDWLNGLTGSNAILLGVLLGLMMCFDLGGPVNKVAYTFATAGISVAAPSDSAMKIMAAVMAAGMVPPLGMALATTIRKKLFTPAEQENGKAAWVLGASFISEGAIPFAAADPLRVIPASMAGGAVTGALTMAFGSTLRAPHGGIWVTFLIGKPFLYLLAIAIGTAVTAGLVIVLKGMRKQAPDGSAKKAPEASTATQPKEPVAA, from the coding sequence ATGAGCGAGATGATCACCGCGGACCTGGTCGATCTCGACCTGTCCGTCGATACGAAGGAAGCGGCGGCGCGTGCCCTCGCCGAGCGCATGGTCTCCCTGGGGCGGGTGACCGACCTTGATGGATTCCTCGCCGACGTCGCCGCCCGTGAGGCCCAGATGCCGACCGGCCTCGACGGTGGCATCGGCATCCCGCACTGCCGCAGCGAGCACGTCACCGAGCCGACGCTGGCCTTCGGGCGCAGCGCGGACGGGATCGACTTCGGTGCGCCGGACGGCCCCGCCGACCTGATCTTCCTGATCGCCGCTCCGGCCGGTGCGGACGACGCCCACCTCACCATCCTGTCGTCGCTGGCCCGCCAGTTGATGAACGCCGAGTTCACCTCCGCGCTGCGGTCGGTGGACGACGCGGCGTCCGCGGCGGCGCTCATCCGCGGGGACGAGCCGGCCGAGGCCGCCGGGGACGCCACCGAGCCCGCTTCGGCTCCGACTCCGACTCCGGCTTCGACGCCGACGCCGACCACGCCGAAGTCGGTACCGGAGGCCACGGCCGACGGGGGTTCCGCCTCCGCCGGTGAGGGCGACCGGCCGTTCCGGATCGTCGCCGTCACCTCCTGCCCCACCGGCATCGCGCACACCTACATGGCGGCCGAGTCGCTGGAGAACGCGGGCCGCGAGGCCGGTGACGTCGAGATCGTCGTCGAGACGCAGGGATCGGCCGGCTTCACCCGGCTCGACCCGGCGGTCATCGCCGCGGCGGACGGCGTGATCTTCGCGCACGACGTCTCCGTACGGGAGAAGGACCGGTTCGCCGGCAAACCGACCGTGGACGTCGGTGTGAAGGCGGGCATCAACAAGCCCGCCGAGCTGATCGCCGATGTGCGCGCCAAGGCCGCGCGCGGCGAGGCCACCGCGGCTGCCAGGCCCGGCGGCGGCACACCGGTCGAACGGACCGGCGAGCCCGGCGAGGGCTACGGCACGAAGCTCCGCAAGTGGCTGATGTCCGGCGTGAGTTACATGGTCCCCTTCGTGGCCGCGGGCGGTCTGCTGATCGCGCTCGGCTTCGCGATCGGCGGCTACCAGATCAACGAGGCCAAGTCGGTCACCGAGCACTTCGACTGGGGCCAGATCGACAGCTGGGGCGCGCTGCTGTTCCAGATCGGCGGGGCGGCCTTCGGGTTCCTCGTCCCGGTGCTGGCCGGCTACATCGCGTACGGCATGGCGGACCGGCCGGGTCTCGTTCCCGGCTTCGTCGGCGGCGCCATCTCGATCACCATCGGCGCGGGATTCCTGGGCGGCCTGGTGGCCGGTCTGCTGGCCGGTGGCGTCGTCCTCGCGATCCAGCGGGTGAACATCCCGAAGCCGTTGCGCGGCATCATGCCGGTGGTGGTGATCCCGCTGATCTCCTCGGCGGTCGTCGGATTCCTGATGTTCGTGGTCATCGGCAAGCCGATCGCCTCGGCGCAGGACGCTCTCACCGACTGGCTGAACGGCCTCACCGGCAGCAACGCCATCCTCCTCGGCGTGCTGCTCGGGCTGATGATGTGCTTCGACCTGGGCGGCCCGGTCAACAAGGTCGCGTACACCTTCGCGACGGCCGGTATCTCGGTCGCGGCGCCCAGCGACTCCGCCATGAAGATCATGGCGGCCGTGATGGCCGCGGGCATGGTCCCGCCGCTCGGCATGGCGCTGGCGACGACGATCCGCAAGAAGCTCTTCACCCCGGCCGAGCAGGAGAACGGCAAGGCCGCCTGGGTCCTCGGCGCGTCCTTCATCTCCGAGGGAGCCATCCCGTTCGCCGCCGCCGACCCGCTGCGGGTCATCCCGGCCTCGATGGCGGGCGGCGCCGTCACCGGCGCCCTGACCATGGCCTTCGGCTCGACCCTGCGTGCCCCGCACGGCGGCATCTGGGTCACCTTCCTGATCGGCAAGCCCTTCCTCTACCTGCTGGCCATCGCGATCGGCACGGCGGTCACGGCCGGCCTGGTCATCGTCCTGAAGGGCATGCGCAAGCAGGCTCCTGACGGCAGCGCGAAGAAGGCACCCGAGGCCTCGACGGCGACGCAGCCGAAGGAGCCGGTCGCGGCGTAG
- the pfkB gene encoding 1-phosphofructokinase has product MILTVTPNPSLDRTYEVPSLDRGEVIRATGERMDPGGKGVNVSRAVAAAGRRTVAVLPLGGAPGALVADLLDAQGIEVAPVPVAGATRSNIALAEADGVLTKINAPGPELTSAEEESLLETVREQSRDADWIACCGSLPRGLAPSWYAELVARAHRAGARIALDTSGPALLAALAERPDVVKPNVEELAEAVGRPLTTVGDAVKAAEELRGLGARTVLASLGADGQLLVGEDGTWFASARVDVVRSNVGAGDSSLAGFLIAGGSGPGALASAVAHGAAAVQLPGSVMPSPANLDPAAVTVTAEIPVDRVLTEPAS; this is encoded by the coding sequence ATGATCCTCACCGTCACCCCGAACCCCTCCCTGGACCGTACGTACGAGGTTCCCTCGCTCGACCGCGGTGAGGTCATCCGGGCCACCGGAGAGCGCATGGACCCGGGCGGCAAGGGCGTCAACGTCTCGCGGGCGGTCGCCGCGGCAGGCCGGCGCACTGTCGCGGTCCTGCCGCTCGGCGGCGCCCCCGGCGCGCTCGTGGCCGACCTGCTCGACGCGCAGGGCATCGAGGTCGCGCCGGTCCCGGTCGCCGGGGCGACCCGCTCGAACATCGCCCTCGCCGAGGCGGACGGCGTCCTCACGAAGATCAACGCACCCGGGCCCGAACTCACCTCGGCGGAGGAGGAGTCGCTCCTGGAGACCGTGCGCGAGCAGTCCCGCGACGCCGACTGGATCGCCTGCTGCGGCAGCCTGCCCCGCGGCCTCGCACCCTCCTGGTACGCGGAACTGGTCGCCCGGGCCCACCGAGCGGGCGCCCGGATCGCGCTGGACACCTCGGGACCGGCGCTGCTCGCGGCCCTCGCCGAACGGCCCGACGTCGTCAAGCCGAACGTCGAGGAACTCGCCGAGGCGGTCGGCCGCCCGCTCACCACGGTGGGCGACGCGGTCAAGGCCGCCGAGGAACTGCGGGGGCTGGGCGCGCGGACCGTCCTTGCCTCCCTCGGCGCGGACGGGCAGCTGCTCGTCGGCGAGGACGGCACCTGGTTCGCGAGCGCCCGCGTCGACGTCGTACGCAGCAATGTGGGCGCCGGCGACTCCTCCCTCGCCGGTTTCCTCATCGCCGGCGGCAGCGGGCCCGGTGCGCTCGCCTCCGCCGTGGCGCACGGAGCGGCGGCCGTGCAGCTGCCGGGCAGCGTGATGCCGAGCCCGGCGAACCTCGACCCGGCCGCGGTGACGGTCACCGCGGAGATCCCGGTGGACCGCGTCCTGACGGAGCCCGCGTCATGA